One segment of Scleropages formosus chromosome 23, fSclFor1.1, whole genome shotgun sequence DNA contains the following:
- the LOC108942484 gene encoding carbohydrate sulfotransferase 1-like: protein MRSGEDLDKGLNIDLDNKSDTDLNKTFYADLDKKLDPDIDKGPVSDQDKEPESALDMKANHTFSKESETDLYVKADAHFSKGPELDLNMRPKKDKDKRATSDQYKMSTKNLPAKENPTSMKTHILIFATTRSGSSFLGQLFNHHPDVFYLFEPLFHIERSGTSNHRLYSNVLRRLFDCNLRSLERYIKPRPKNHITNQLFRRESSKAMCSPPVCTFHGHSKLNMNEKYCQKICPSLNLTLASEVCRQRQYVVIKAVRISEINTIRALVEDPKLNMKIIQLVRDPRGILSSRISTFGFNGNLWRTWKKTGQKPKNLEMTTIVKMCDDFFTSVATAQQQPSWLKGKYMLVRYEDLALNPIQWAKKILTNTKISLDSRVFSWLQSTINGGRENVVNRKYGTVRNSTAEAEDWRLKLPYVVAKYTQTLCERTLKQLSYKKVNSEGELKNMSLTLIENRKTFEEISLP, encoded by the coding sequence ATGAGGTCAGGTGAAGATCTGGACAAGGGACTAAACATTGATCTGGACAACAAATCAGATACAGATCTAAATAAAACCTTTTATGCAGACCTGGACAAGAAACTAGATCCAGACATAGATAAAGGACCTGTCTCAGACCAAGATAAGGAACCTGAGTCAGCCCTGGATATGAAAGCAAACCACACCTTCAGTAAGGAGTCAGAAACTGATCTATATGTGAAAGCAGATGCACATTTTAGTAAGGGGCCAGAGTTAGATTTAAACATGAggccaaaaaaagacaaagacaaaaggGCAACCAGTGACCAGTATAAGATGTCAACTAAAAACCTGCCAGCCAAAGAGAACCCCACCTCCATGAAGACTCACATTCTAATCTTTGCCACAACAAGGAGTGGCTCCTCCTTTTTGGGACAGCTGTTCAACCACCATCCAGATGTGTTTTACCTGTTCGAGCCACTTTtccacattgaaagatctggtACCAGTAATCACAGATTGTACTCGAATGTCCTGAGGAGACTGTTTGATTGCAATCTGCGTTCTCTAGAGAGGTACATTAAGCCTCGGCCAAAGAACCACATCACAAACCAATTGTTTCGTCGTGAGTCAAGCAAGGCTATGTGTTCCCCACCCGTGTGCACTTTCCACGGCCACAGCAAGCTtaacatgaatgaaaaatattgccAAAAGATATGCCCTAGCCTCAATCTCACCCTGGCCTCTGAGGTCTGCAGGCAGCGCCAGTACGTGGTGATCAAGGCTGTGCGCATATCTGAGATTAACACCATTAGGGCGCTGGTTGAAGATCCCAAATTAAACATGAAGATCATCCAGCTAGTGCGAGACCCACGGGGGATCTTATCATCAAGAATCAGTACCTTCGGCTTCAATGGAAACCTTTGGAGGACTTGGAAGAAGACAGGTCAGAAACCAAAAAATCTGGAAATGACCACAATCGTAAAAATGTGCGATGACTTCTTCACCTCAGTTGCCACAGCACAACAGCAGCCCTCCTGGCTCAAGGGAAAGTACATGCTGGTAAGATATGAGGACCTGGCACTGAATCCCATCCAGTGGGCCAAGAAGATTttgacaaacacaaaaatatcacTGGACAGCCGAGTGTTTTCATGGTTGCAAAGCACGATTAATGGAGGGAGAGAAAATGTAGTGAACAGAAAGTATGGCACAGTGAGGAACTCAACAGCTGAGGCCGAGGACTGGAGACTGAAGCTACCATATGTGGTAGCTAAGTACACACAGACTTTGTGTGAGAGAACGCTCAAACAACTGAGCTACAAGAAGGTCAATTCTGAAGGGGAGCTCAAAAATATGTCACTCACACTTATTgagaacagaaaaacatttgaagaGATTTCATTACCCTAA